Genomic DNA from Epinephelus moara isolate mb chromosome 24, YSFRI_EMoa_1.0, whole genome shotgun sequence:
CTTTGTCCCTGTTGCCTCAAGGTGGTCAAAGGCTTAGTGTCTGCAGAAGATGAAGGGCTCTTACCTCAACTTTTTAATCACAATTTTACTGAGTTGTTTTGAATTTTGagactctgtttgtgtgttgtttgtttgtttgttttttgttcctcCCCTAAGAGATGGGAACAGTACAGGCTGTCACAATGAAGAAACGGAAACCACAGATGACCTGTATTGCCTAATAGGCATTTTTATCCCTCGGGTGTACTGAATGCTACAAGTAACAAGGACTTTGTGTTTTAGGTTATATTTTTCCACAGACAGGATCCTAGGTTGGATCATAATTGTCCATTTTTACATCTTGTAaacctttctttttgtttaaattatcaCATATAgagtaaataattaaaattaaatcttCTAGGTTTCCTAAGTCCCCCAGATGAGCCCCAAAATATACAACACCTGGCTGCATTCCTGTGTCAGAGctctgtttgctgtgttttagTCTAAGATAGCAGGCTACATGTTTCACACTGGCTATGAGTCATGACTGTAACATATAAACTGAGGACCTGTGTTCAAGCTCTCATACTGGTTACCTGCCAGTGCCATCTGGTCTGCttaagtgtccttgagcaacaCAGTCCTGAGTGGAGGTGGGAGGCACTTCTCATCCTGTTACTTGCCATACAATAGCCATTCTGTCCACCTAGGGGCACTATTGTCCTTTAGTTACTGCTgcacaccacagaagaagaagctgtaGCTGCATGCCTGTAACGATGGCGGCCGCCCTGAGAGGAAGCTTAGTAACATTGGTCAAGGTGAGTGCATAGATGATGTTCACAGACTTATTTTACACACACGTCGGTAGGAAAGGAATTGTAGTAGCTGCAGTTGTATTTTAAACTCAAGCAGCGTGTTATCTTCTACTGTCAGAGAAAAAGTAAGACCGGCTTGTGTCATTGGTGTAATGATGCTAACCATGAGCCTCCTTCATTGACAGTCCGTCTGAATAGCTTCTGTCATGTTCAGATAAAAGCTGATAGTTAAAGTGATTTCATATCAGCTGGTCAGTGAGAAGAGAAATCTCGGTCATCAGTAGATACTTGTCAAACAAGTCCATGGCTAATACCATATAATGAATAACTGTATCTTGTGAGTGAGATAATTAGCTTAATTTGCTAGTAAGCTAACTCAGTTAACCCTGACATGGTAACCTCTGACAGAGAACCATCAGTTACTTTAACATACACATAACAACTGCTACGTATCGTGGCTAACCACAGGCTGACTGTCTGGGAAAGAGCAGACCAGATTAGTCTGTCTCTCCACTTCAGATAATTTACTGTACATCAGTCTTGTGATCTGATAACTTGTTGTCAGTCATCTCCAGTTTTTCCACTTGCTGGATGCTTAAATGTCAGTGGGAGTCAACAGATGTGCAGTTGCTCAGGTTATCATTTTAAAGCCTGCAGGTGGCATTGCATATAGTGACATAGTGAGATGTCATTTCAACAGATGACAGCTGAAgtgaattgttttgtttattccCTGTAGTCCCTATCTTGCCTACAGGTCAGTGGCCCATGAGCAAGGTtagaaattagcaccagccaccagccaaatgctgctaaaatatgcaagtggctgctacaTTTGCTCCACTCACCAGCCCCCAAAAACTGGTATTCTGCTGAGTGGTTGATAGATTGTCATCCAGGACCCTCCTGAAAGATGTCAAGGTTATTATTGTTAGCTAAAACTAGGtgttacaaaaacattttagttaactgaaatagaaataaaaactagacttaagaaaaaaaagaaagaaaactaacTAAAGATATCTATATATACttacaaaacaaagtaaaataagGATACATTTATATACACAGGAAATGTCTTTCATTTTAGTCTTTGATAACTCGGTCAAATTTGTCAACACAACAAGCATCAGGAGGCGTTGGTGCAAATGTTTTGTTGAGACTGGGATGTCTTCATGACTGTGACTCAATTACCTTCACAAagggttgtgtttgttttataataCCTGTTGTGAACTTCTTAAATCTAGTCACTGCCACATGTTATAATACACAAAAACCTAAAACCTATAGTGAAGTTaaactaaacattttcaaacaataaaaacttaagtgaaatggacaaactgaattcaagacaaaaattaaaataataacttatgaaaaatacaaaactataatCACTCTTGTCTACAGTGATAAGAGGTCACACTCATCTCTGCCTGCCTCAATATTATCTAATCAAATGTTTGTTCTTTGTGACTAGCAGTAGGCAATATAGACAAAGTCAGATATAAAATtatcacagtattttatttcatattgtaGTATTGATACATATTGTGATCCATACTGTTTTTTATGGATACAATTGTCAGTCTGTTTCTAACTTATCCAGTCAGTTTGATATTTGGCATTGATTTAAAAATCATATACAAATCCAGTATTGCCATAAGGCAACATTTCTCATATTATATTGCTCTTTGATTTGTAGCATTGCCCATAATGGCCTAAAAAGTTCTTCCCATAgttttctgtcaaaataaatttcAGGGGTCATGAGATGATTAAATGAgttaaacagaagaaaaaacattccTGCATAAAATTAGAGCAGTACttatcaatcagttttattgatTAAGCTGCCAACCATTTTGTCAATTGCTcaattacttgtttttttttttaatggtttcaCTGAGCCAAGTGTCACATCTCCAAGTGTCTTAATCTGTCCAACAGTCTAAActcaaaaatgtttaatttactaaaacataaaacagagaaaagcagcaaatcctcacactgGAGAAGGTGGAACAATATTGTAGATTTTGAAAAAGGATTCAAATGATAATTGGTTATCTAAATAGTTGCCAAAGGTATTATCTGTTGATCTCATAACTGATTAACTGACTAATCGTTTCAGCTCTACTTGAAAGATATTTCCGTAGTTgctgctttctttttcttttttttttgaatgaaatcCTGGATAGTTTTACCTCTGCTGGCCTCTAAAATTGAATAGAATAATGGGAACATCCTGTAAAATGCTCACATCTCATAAGCACATGCAAACTGCAACAAGTGGTCACAAGTAGAGCCTGCTTTGTTTTTGAGGTCACAAGTcaaaaaagctggaaatcatCATTGTACCAGGAGATATTAAAGGGGTAGCTCTATGATATGGCAAAACCTTAGACACATTTGTATTGTTTAATAGTGTACCACACTGTGCATGTTGTGACTGTCTCCTCTCCCATCCTCAGGGCCTGAGCAGCCCCCGGTGGCAGCAGCTGGCCTCTCGACCACTGAGTGTGTCCACTGCTCTCTGCAGCTCAGAGGCTCCGCCTGCCCGCGCTGATGCTGTGTTCAAGGTCACGATGGTGCCAGGGGATGGAGTGGGACCTGAGCTGATGACTGCTGTCAAGGAAGTGTTCAAGGTACAATGACACAGATGAAATCATCActactttttgtctttttagaaAAATATGGTGCACTACAgctacaaaaaacaacaacaaaaaaacactatagTAGGAGattttatttacaaatattAATACAGGAGGGATTTATTTCACCATCTCATctaatttttatgttttttatttcatttttgtccCACCTTTGGCTCACTACATGTATTTAGCCTTAATATATGCTGATGGAATTTTAAATAAGTGTAAAGTAAGTGACGAATGGGAAGACTAAACAGGCTGCAGCGTAACAATgaggggcatttgtgcaccctcagtttatgtccactaaaagtgcttgtttttgccactgacaggctcaaattgttattttaagtgtcttactctacagagatagacctttttgtgaaAGAgcaaaatcctttttgtttaaccagaaacagccctgaaatcactatCACCAAGCCCACCAGaccccatttaaataaacagtaattttatcatcgtaaaacactCCTCAAggttgacagaaacaaaccaAAGCTCATAAAGAATGTCTTGGTCAGTCTTTCAACTGTTGCGACATTCagcaactctggtttggttaaaacaaacccttaattcacccacaTGAGTcactcaaacacaaaaaaaatgggaaaatggggtccaggttgaaaaataccaaagttaccctttaaaatgGCTGGTGTTGAAGTTGACTTTAGTTTGTCTTGTCTCCAGGCAGGAGACGTCCCGGTGGAATTTGAGGAGTTTCACCTGAGCGAGGTTCAGAACATGGCCAGTGAAGAGAAGCTGGACCAAGTGTTAAACTCTATGAAGACCAACAAAGTGGCCATGAAAGGTAGCTTTACTTATTCTCTTGTCTTCTCTCATCATTCACCTTCATTTATTAACAAAATACGAGTTATTTAAAAGCTGTACAGCATACAAGGTCCGAAAGAAAATGGGATAGTACTAACATGTATGTTGGTGACATGCTTTGTTATCTAGGAAAGATTCACACACCCATGGAGTTCAAAGGAGagctggcttcatatgagatgAGACTAAGGTAAAACCAGAAAGCAAGCTGTGcattttatgtgtgtattttgtgtttctttctgttatttttttgttttgtttttaattaatctaCCTCCCTGTCATTCCCCAGGCGTAAACTGGACCTGTTTGCTAATGTGGTCCATGTGAACAGCCTGCCAGGCTACAGCACGCGCCACAACAACTTGGACTTGGTCATCATCCGCGAACAGACTGAGGGGGAGTACAGCTCCCTGGAGCACGAGGTAAACAACACGCCCCCTCACTGCAGTCTGATGATGAACGGTGGTTTTAAACCCACATAAAAAGGAAATGGGTTTTATTTCTTTGAAGGGGGAGATTTCCCTTGAGCTCACAGAGATTTGGCCAGCGTTAAACCGGGAATCACAACAAAGATGAATCACTCTGACAGAGGTGCTGAAAgggtactgtgtgtgtgtgtgtgtgtgtgtgtgtgtgtgtgtctgtgtctgtgtctgtgtgtgtgtctgtgtctgtgtgtctgtgtgtctgtagagCCTGTTTACGCCTGGTATGAACATGCACCTTGGGTGATAATGAGTGGACAGCTCACACCTGGCATAAGAACGTCTTCACATATGTCTCAAGTGACCACTTGTTATCGGATCCCACTTCCCTGTTCTGGatgcaaagaaaaacatttaattcacTACATATGATACTTTGCTGCGGGATTGTGAGCTCTGTGCCGGGGAGAGTTGATGACAGTCCTCCCAGCTGCACACACAAAGTGACACGACTGTCTTTACCAGTAAATGGTTAACAGGTTTAATGACTGAGTCGAGCCATTTCAATGTTGATGTGAGTTTGTTGGCAATctttaacagctgctgctgtgttagctcgtgctaaccaggcagacaATGAAATGACTATTCACCAGGAGGAGAGTGGCTCTGGAGACCCTCCCTCAGCACTGCATCTATGTAACgccagcaacagaaagtttccaTATCCGTCATACGTCAGCTGAGTAGGCACTTCTTCAATTTGGCCCAGGACACATTAGcatacacactgctgaaagaatgtGGCCATATGCGGCCCAGACCACCTCCGAATGCAGTCTGAGTGAGCAGATCTCAGGACACATTGAGGTCACATTGGGTCCATTCACACCCATACTTGGAGCTATCCACTTCTGATCCAATTACCCAGGACGCATGTTGATATAAGGTGTGAACAGGGCTGTAGACTCAGTTTATTATGAAAGTTTGCTGGCAGTGTGATGATTTACACCTTGTCTTCATTGGCAACGTAATAAACTTCAAGCCTCACAGGACAGTTTGCAGTATTGCACATACAGCATGTGTGAAATATGAGCTGTGTAGACATCTCTGCCCTTTAAAATCAAAGTGAATCTGGTTCATCAGAGGGACAAGGGATGGACAACTGAAAATGTGTCCGTTTCTGATGTATTTTCATTGTCTTGCACTGTTAAGAGTCAATACTTAAGGCtgtattaaaatgtatgtaCCCTCTCTTTGCTCTGTAGAGTGTGTCGGGTGTGATCGAATGTTTGAAGATCATCACCAGAGAGAAGTCACGGCGCATCGCCAAGTTCGCTTTCGATTACGCCACCAAGAAGGGACGAAGCAAGGTCACTGCTGTTCACAAGGCCAACATAATGTACGAATAAAGCAAAGTCCcctctttgcttttttaactattgttatttttaatcatGTTCTTCTATAAATTCCTAAAATTGTGTTAATTTGGGTCGTGATTTGCAATCTCAGTCACAGCAACTCTTGTCTTCGTCCCCTGTCTCATTACAGGAAACTAGGTGATGGCCTGTTTCTGCAGAGCTGTGCGGAGGTGGCACAACTgtaccccaaaatcaaatacGAGAACATAATCATTGATAACTGTTGCATGCAGGTATAAACAGCCTCATGATTCATTCTCCTGACTATATCAATACATTATTCACTTTAGTGTCGCTTTTATATTTCTTGTTCAAACTTGTCattgtctgtgtctctttgctgcAGCTGGTCCAGAACCCGTACCAGTTTGATGTGCTGGTGATGCCCAACCTGTACGGTAACATTATTGATAACCTGGCGGCGGGGCTGGTTGGAGGAGCAGGAGTTGTTCCTGGGGAAAGCTACAGTGCAGAATATGCTGTGTTTGAGACTGTGAGTTTCCAGTGACCTTTCACACTATTTTCATTCTTTAGCCAGCCAGTCAATCTCTGGTTTTACTCTGAcccttctgtttgttttttgtattttagatGAGaatttattgcagaaaatattaATGGCACACTTCAGGATATAGCTATTGACACAGTATTACTGTTGGTTCAGCTCAACCTTCCTCTTGTGCTTGGTGATGGAGAGGACTTACAGGATTGCAACAGTGTCACCCCTGATCCcctgtctcttctctctttcaggGTGCACGCCACCCCTTTGCACAGGCTGTAGGAAGGAACATTGCCAACCCCACAGCCATGCTGCTCAGTGCTGCTAACATGCTCAGGCACCTCAAGTGAGTCAGCCTTTTGATTTGGTTGTAAGAAGTACATCataattcaaaaacaaaaacagcaacaaaggaGCAGTTCAACACCCAAATTCTAAAATGCATATCTTCCTCTTTTCTGTAGTGCTTTGTGTCAGtctggtttgttttggtgtgagctgcagaatgttggagatattggccgtagagatgtctgccttctcttgaatataacaacgagatgacactcagcttgtggtgctccaaGCACCAAAAAATCACATTTggaaaactcagcagcaatgtctcttccagaaatcatgacctggttactcaagataatccacagtccttgttgtgagcagtttcatgtgggatcttttttctttctaccaaactacacctgccaactgtatcactgcgcagaaggaagcataaatctactgctagctcacctagcaccactgagttagccaatgttacagctcagctgaagaGTACACAGTTAATGTTTGTAATCtgcgctgtcacaagcacaagccttttgttcatgagtagatgcacggtTCCTTCTGCATGGTTATACAGTTAGCAAGTGTTGTTCTGTAGGCAGAAAATATTTCCTACATCTGATTCCGTTATATTTGAGAAAAGGGAGACATCTCTAAGACCGATATCATATACTTGCACTACAGATAAGTGGAAatatctatatttttattttggggtgaactgtccctatTAGTTCCATTTTGTCTGAATGTTGAGAAGTGTACAGGAAAGTTCAGGCCACCCCTTAATGTCACTGTATTGTGTTGCAGCCTGGAGTATCACTCCCATATGGTGTCAGATGCTGTCAAGAGGGTCATCAAACAGGGCaaggtaagtgtgtgtgtgtgtgtgtgtgtgtgtgtgtgtgtgttacttgcTAGTTCTACCTACTGtatgctcagtggtgcattcagGTTGTGAATGTGGAGACACCTGCCATGACAACACTAACAGTATTAACACCAAGAGGGAATGTTTTCTGTTAATATAAGCAGAGCAGTATAAAACGTATGGTTCTGCTTTAGAGGGGTGTACTATGAAGCAAGATCAATGGGTTAGCGAGGTACGCTGAGTCTACAGAGTTTTCCATCTTTGAAGGTGGTTCTCTTTTAACCTGgctagatcaccatggtaacttatgctgcaCGGCTAACCTGGACAGCACCAGTTTATGTTCAGAGTTTCAGCTTGAAATCAGCTCAGCGCGCCTTTCACAGCTCCTTTGAATAGTGTCACTCTGTAGTCAATGTCAGTCTGAGCAGTACAGGTTCTCCCCAGAGGCAATTCGTTATAAATGCACTTTATTTAACCTCGTGTTATATCACATTAGTCATGCCACCAAAGGAAGCTTTGCAGTTAAAAGTAGTGCTTACTGTACGGATCAtgttgttttgggttttttttgccacaCCTACAGTACATCAATGATGCTGAAAATCTGTGCAAGCTTACTAAGCTACTACATGTGTTTTTCACCACATGTTCAcatacacagccacacagtggtggccgaggctatcatacaaggtgccacctgctactcagtaaacATTTACACGCTCTCGCAcgccgatggaacagccatcgtgagcaatttggggttcagtatcttgcccaaggatacttcgacacgCGAGAGGAACCGGGGATAGAACCGCCGATCTTAGTGGACAACCCTTtttacctctgagccacatTCACCCTATCTTTCTCTGGTCCATTTTAAAGAAGCTTTCTATAAAACCACAGGTAGCATTACGCATTAATAgttcaattttttattaattagCATGAAGTTTACTTGCATATGATAATTCCCTCACACTTTACCGTAACGTTACCACTTTGGATTATATTTTTATGCTTGGTCCTGATTTGCTAAAGTTCTTTTTATACTGCTG
This window encodes:
- the idh3b gene encoding isocitrate dehydrogenase [NAD] subunit beta, mitochondrial isoform X2, which codes for MPVTMAAALRGSLVTLVKGLSSPRWQQLASRPLSVSTALCSSEAPPARADAVFKVTMVPGDGVGPELMTAVKEVFKAGDVPVEFEEFHLSEVQNMASEEKLDQVLNSMKTNKVAMKGKIHTPMEFKGELASYEMRLRRKLDLFANVVHVNSLPGYSTRHNNLDLVIIREQTEGEYSSLEHESVSGVIECLKIITREKSRRIAKFAFDYATKKGRSKVTAVHKANIMKLGDGLFLQSCAEVAQLYPKIKYENIIIDNCCMQLVQNPYQFDVLVMPNLYGNIIDNLAAGLVGGAGVVPGESYSAEYAVFETGARHPFAQAVGRNIANPTAMLLSAANMLRHLNLEYHSHMVSDAVKRVIKQGKVRTGDLGGYATSDEFTRAVIANLAV
- the idh3b gene encoding isocitrate dehydrogenase [NAD] subunit beta, mitochondrial isoform X1 — its product is MPVTMAAALRGSLVTLVKGLSSPRWQQLASRPLSVSTALCSSEAPPARADAVFKVTMVPGDGVGPELMTAVKEVFKAGDVPVEFEEFHLSEVQNMASEEKLDQVLNSMKTNKVAMKGKIHTPMEFKGELASYEMRLRRKLDLFANVVHVNSLPGYSTRHNNLDLVIIREQTEGEYSSLEHESVSGVIECLKIITREKSRRIAKFAFDYATKKGRSKVTAVHKANIMKLGDGLFLQSCAEVAQLYPKIKYENIIIDNCCMQLVQNPYQFDVLVMPNLYGNIIDNLAAGLVGGAGVVPGESYSAEYAVFETGARHPFAQAVGRNIANPTAMLLSAANMLRHLNLEYHSHMVSDAVKRVIKQGKVRTRDLGGYSTTSDFVRAVVENLRHRPVC